ACGCCCGGCCCCGGCGTCAGGTCGCTTCCCTGGCCGGGGCTTGGTCCCCGCCGCCAATCGGGTATCCTTTCAGGATGTCGGCGGCGATGCTGTCGGATACGCGGATGGCGGACTCGCGCACTGACTCCCGCGCCAGATGCGCGTACCGCGCGGTGGTCTCCACCTTCGTGTGACCCAGGAGCTTTCCGATCATGGTCAGCCCTTCGCCGAGCGCCA
The Deltaproteobacteria bacterium DNA segment above includes these coding regions:
- a CDS encoding integrase — translated: ALGEGLTMIGKLLGHTKVETTARYAHLARESVRESAIRVSDSIAADILKGYPIGGGDQAPAREAT